The region AGGAAAATAATGTTCCTGTATTTTTAGTCGGGCACATTACAAAAGACGGGCAGATTGCAGGTCCAAAAGTGCTGGAGCACATGGTAGATGTCGTTTTAAATTTTGATGGAGACAGAAATCACCTTTTCAGATTGTTAAGAGCCAATAAAAACCGTTTCGGTTCAACTGCCGAAATCGGAATCTACGAAATGATCTCACAAGGATTAAAAGAAATCAAAAATCCTTCAGAAATATTAATCACAAAAAAATCTGAAGAGCTTTCCGGAAATTCCGTTGCTGTAACCATAGAGGGAAACAGACCGATGCTATTGGAAATTCAGGCATTAGTAAGTTCTGCAGTCTACGGAACTCCACAAAGAAGCTGTACCGGATTTGATTCTAAAAGATTAAATATGTTACTCGCTGTACTGGAAAAAAGAGCTGGTTTCCAATTGGGAGCCAAAGACGTTTTTCTGAATATTACCGGAGGTATAAAAACCGATGATCCTGCTTTAGATTTAGCAGTGGTAGCTTCTATTCTGTCTTCCAATGAAGACCTTCCGATCTCTGAACATTATTGCTTTGCCGGAGAAATAGGACTAAGTGGCGAAATCCGCCCCATTGCACAGGCTGAACAGAGAATTTCTGAGGCCGAGAAATTAGGTTACGAGAAAATTTTTGTTTCCAACCTCAATAAAATCCCCAAGAAAAAATTTGGGATCAAAATCGAAGAAGTAAGTAAGATTGAAGACTTCCACGAGCGTCTTTTTTAAAATATATTTTTTTAAGACTCGGGCGTTTTTCCTTTAGGAAAAACGCCCGAGTCTTTTTATGAAAAACATAATAAAAATTCACATACTTTAGAAATAAATTATTAATTTTATAAAAATATCAACTAAACACCACCGATAAACTTAAATATTTATTTTATGAAAACAAAAATCTCAATTTTTGCATTAGCGGTTTCCTCTTTTGCTTTTGCCCAGCAGACTTTTTTTCAAAACAAAATCCCTAACAGCAATGTAAAAGAGTCACAAAAAATTTCAAAGGAGCTTGCCACTACCTATTATAATACACAATATTATAATCAGACAGCATTTGATCTGAATCAGGATATCAAAATTCCGACAGTAAAAGATCAGATGATTGTAGCAAAACTTGACAAAATCTACAGATACACCAACAAAAGCGAATCTTACACTTATAAAGTCGAGAATGATCCTTCCGCAGAACTGGTCCTTTCCAAATATGACAATATTATTACCGGAATGTATGTTTCAGGTTCAGGTGAAAAGGTAATGTATCATCAGGTCAACGAGAATACATTCGCCATCTCTCAGGTGGCTGAAAAATTATTGATCGATCAGGATTCTGCAGATGATACAGTCATTGACAAATCTTCGGTAGAAAATTTAATCACTGCCAAAACCAACAGTAATATTTGTTCTTCAAGCACCGCAACCTGTCCCGCATCCACCGTAGATGTTATGGTTGTTTATACGAGTGCAGCGAGCACAGCGTGGGGAGGAACTTCGCAAAGTAATTCATACATTGCAACAGCAATTACCAATTTTAATACAGCGCTTACAAATTCAGGAATTACAAATGCAACCATTAATCTTGTCTATTCCGGAGTTATTTCCTATACAGAATCCGGAGATTTAAGCACGGATTTATCAAGATTAAGAGCTACGGCAGACGGTTATATGGACAACGTTCATACGTTAAGAACAACTTACGGGGCAGATCTTGTTTCTCTGGTTACTTCTACCCCTACATCGACTTGTGGATTAGGATATGTAAATACTTCAGCAACCAATTATGTAGCTACAGCAGGTTTTTCTGCCGTTTTATACAATTGTGCAGTATCCAATTATTCATTAGCGCACGAAATGGGACATAATATGGGATTAAGACACGACTGGTATGTAGATACAAGTACAACACCTTGCAGCAATCACCACGGTTACACCAATGCAGTTGCTATTACAAACGGAACTTCTGCAACATCAGCCCAAAAATGGAGAACCATCATGGCCTACAATGACGAGTGCTCTAATGCAGGAATAAGTTGTACCAGAATCAACAGATGGGCAAATCCCGCTATCAATTACAATACTTATCCGACAGGAGTTGCTATAGGAAGTACAAATCCTGCCAATGAAGCTTTCGGATTTGCACGTTTCGTTTGTGTTGTTGCCGGATTCACAGCCAGCGCCGGTGATGTATTAGCGGTAGAAGAAAGAAATGTTAAAACTAAAGAATTCGCCATTTATCCTAATCCTGCAAAAGATATCCTTAACGTTACAACCGATGAAAAGGAAAGCTATAGTTTCGAAATCATTAATGCAGCAGGACAAGCTCTTCTGAAAACAACTTCAAAAGAAATCAACCTCAGCAAATATCCCAGAGGAGAATATTTTCTTAATATCTACTCGGGGAAAAATACTTTCATAGGAAGTAAAAAATTTCTGAAAAATTAAAATATCACTCCACTTAATTAAGTCTCCTTTTATTTTTTAATAACTGGAGATTTTTTTATATTCGTTTATGAATTATCTGGCCCATTCCTTTCTCTCTTTTACTGACGGACAAATTGTCGGCCAGTTTCTGGAAGACTTTATCAAAAATAAAGAGAGGTTTTCTTTTCCTAAAGAAATTCAGGATGGAATTACAATGCACAGAGCCATCGATACTTTTACAGATTCACACCCTGCAATTCATGAGGCAAAAAAAGTATTCAGTCCTTTGGTAAGATTATATGCCGGAGCTTTTGTGGATGTTGCTATGGATTATTTCTTAGCTAATGATTTGAGCTTACATTCAGAAAAAGAATGGAAGGATCATTCTTTGAAAGTCTACAGGGTTTTACATGAAAACAGTCAGTTCTTACCCGAAAATTTCAAAAAAATGCTTGTAAAAATGGAGCATGACGACTGGCTGTACAATTATCGTGAAGACTGGGGAATTAAATTCAGCATTCAAAATGTTTTAAATAAAGCCAAATACTTAGAAAAAGACATTCCGATATTTCAGGCATTTCTTGACAATAAAGAAGTTCTGCAGAAATGCTATGATGATTTCTTCCCAGATCTTCTCACTCATGCAAAAGCAGAAAATGCACTCTTACAAATGGAAAGATAATTCATTCTAAAATTGCTGATACAAATACCGGTTCGGATACGTCAGTTTTTCACTTTTTCTGTTTCCGTTAACGATAATATGGACGATATTAATCTGATCTTCAAATAAATTATACAGAAAACTCACTGCAGTTTCAACTTTTTTAGGCGCAACAACAGTCTCAGATTCCAGATAGAGATTTACAGATTCATTATCTTCTTCGTAACCAACATAGTTTATTTTTA is a window of Candidatus Chryseobacterium colombiense DNA encoding:
- the radA gene encoding DNA repair protein RadA, whose translation is MAKLRTAYFCQNCGSQYPQWTGQCKNCGEWNTLVEEVVEKTASHKTPPFSKTKQHVINIIEVEAIEEPRIKTPSDELNRVLGGGIVLGSVTLIGGEPGIGKSTLLLQLALKMKKKIFYVSGEESASQIKMRADRLADVKNPNCFLYTETSLEKILHEAKKLEPDFVIIDSIQTLQSQLIESSPGTVSQIRECSNEIIKYAKENNVPVFLVGHITKDGQIAGPKVLEHMVDVVLNFDGDRNHLFRLLRANKNRFGSTAEIGIYEMISQGLKEIKNPSEILITKKSEELSGNSVAVTIEGNRPMLLEIQALVSSAVYGTPQRSCTGFDSKRLNMLLAVLEKRAGFQLGAKDVFLNITGGIKTDDPALDLAVVASILSSNEDLPISEHYCFAGEIGLSGEIRPIAQAEQRISEAEKLGYEKIFVSNLNKIPKKKFGIKIEEVSKIEDFHERLF
- a CDS encoding M12 family metallo-peptidase; its protein translation is MKTKISIFALAVSSFAFAQQTFFQNKIPNSNVKESQKISKELATTYYNTQYYNQTAFDLNQDIKIPTVKDQMIVAKLDKIYRYTNKSESYTYKVENDPSAELVLSKYDNIITGMYVSGSGEKVMYHQVNENTFAISQVAEKLLIDQDSADDTVIDKSSVENLITAKTNSNICSSSTATCPASTVDVMVVYTSAASTAWGGTSQSNSYIATAITNFNTALTNSGITNATINLVYSGVISYTESGDLSTDLSRLRATADGYMDNVHTLRTTYGADLVSLVTSTPTSTCGLGYVNTSATNYVATAGFSAVLYNCAVSNYSLAHEMGHNMGLRHDWYVDTSTTPCSNHHGYTNAVAITNGTSATSAQKWRTIMAYNDECSNAGISCTRINRWANPAINYNTYPTGVAIGSTNPANEAFGFARFVCVVAGFTASAGDVLAVEERNVKTKEFAIYPNPAKDILNVTTDEKESYSFEIINAAGQALLKTTSKEINLSKYPRGEYFLNIYSGKNTFIGSKKFLKN
- a CDS encoding ACP phosphodiesterase, translated to MNYLAHSFLSFTDGQIVGQFLEDFIKNKERFSFPKEIQDGITMHRAIDTFTDSHPAIHEAKKVFSPLVRLYAGAFVDVAMDYFLANDLSLHSEKEWKDHSLKVYRVLHENSQFLPENFKKMLVKMEHDDWLYNYREDWGIKFSIQNVLNKAKYLEKDIPIFQAFLDNKEVLQKCYDDFFPDLLTHAKAENALLQMER